A part of Paenibacillus sp. IHBB 10380 genomic DNA contains:
- a CDS encoding helix-turn-helix domain-containing protein → MTVIKCNIRELMAEHRIDDITELMLKSGLSRNSINKLYRETNIETTKLETLFKLCDTFNCKLSDLIEYTSGENQ, encoded by the coding sequence ATGACTGTAATCAAGTGCAATATAAGAGAACTCATGGCAGAACATCGAATAGATGATATAACTGAATTGATGTTGAAATCGGGATTGAGTCGGAATTCAATCAATAAGCTGTATAGGGAAACGAATATAGAAACAACAAAGCTTGAAACCTTATTCAAGCTTTGTGATACATTCAACTGCAAATTATCTGATTTAATTGAATATACATCTGGAGAAAATCAATAG
- a CDS encoding DUF6809 family protein yields MVNTLESLADPLIRIRLELLYSELLEKHTEYSQLSSETDQYFKSLREALPDQLQHTVFLYEDAQISLQTILERSIYIQGFKDALQLFSELHYSSI; encoded by the coding sequence ATGGTTAATACACTGGAATCATTGGCGGATCCACTTATTCGTATACGCTTAGAGTTACTCTACAGCGAACTTTTAGAAAAGCACACGGAATATAGTCAGCTTTCTTCAGAGACAGACCAATATTTCAAATCGCTCCGCGAAGCTCTGCCAGATCAACTTCAACATACGGTGTTTCTGTATGAGGATGCTCAAATTTCTCTTCAGACCATCTTAGAAAGAAGTATTTACATACAAGGTTTCAAAGACGCTCTTCAACTTTTCAGTGAATTGCATTACTCAAGCATTTAG
- a CDS encoding MAE_28990/MAE_18760 family HEPN-like nuclease, which yields MDILESELLQELTLEEQWRIDEISMIKTIPHLYRMTGEHRQVLKKYLIPALYALWEGFVVKSFELYTKKLNELNLNINQIHPSILTHDLDIKQGLKDGRVNGNKQIQFTLELKNYFTTNIIISGKIPTKSNVKFNTINSILERFNLDRFPKSEFEYRLNKLLKYRNDIAHGENSLSVDDELVLELSDTVIVCMDKLSDTMVDGFIKKRYLNEELEEKTS from the coding sequence ATGGATATTTTAGAATCTGAACTTTTACAAGAATTGACGTTAGAAGAACAATGGAGAATTGATGAAATATCTATGATTAAGACAATTCCCCACTTGTATAGAATGACTGGGGAACATAGGCAAGTTTTAAAGAAATATTTAATTCCTGCGCTTTATGCACTCTGGGAAGGTTTTGTTGTAAAGAGTTTTGAATTGTATACAAAAAAGCTGAATGAATTAAATTTAAATATTAATCAAATACATCCAAGTATTCTCACACATGACTTAGATATTAAGCAGGGTTTAAAAGACGGGAGAGTAAATGGAAATAAACAAATTCAATTTACACTGGAATTAAAGAATTACTTTACAACTAATATAATTATTTCTGGGAAAATCCCAACAAAATCCAATGTAAAATTTAACACAATCAATAGTATACTTGAACGATTTAATTTAGATAGATTCCCTAAAAGTGAATTTGAATATCGATTAAATAAATTATTGAAGTATAGAAATGATATAGCGCATGGAGAAAATAGTTTGAGCGTAGATGATGAATTGGTCCTCGAGTTAAGTGATACAGTAATAGTATGTATGGATAAACTATCTGATACAATGGTCGATGGATTTATAAAAAAAAGATATCTAAATGAAGAACTCGAGGAAAAAACATCATAG
- a CDS encoding DUF262 domain-containing protein produces the protein MKVRELELKQLSLEDEITDARNNLTTDRLDMSYGEIMSMYERGEIIISPEFQRLFRWSDFQKTRFVESILLGIPTPPIFVAEDTEGRWELVDGLQRISTILSFFGELKKDIDKNNWILDEGSLIKNFEGFTYKELPLKFQRNIKRTYCRVEILKWDSKLDMRYELFNRLNTGGASLTEQEIRNCIFRGISSEFNDYLDRVSKYPKFVELINASGQKESEGYLQELVLRITSLFNYDWNNVSTKNMSKFMTKFMEEAVTEGFDNDFEKLVYKTIDVLHPLGSGIFRFSNNQLSTSLVDAIFIGIAMNIEHYESVDSVDLMSKIESLKEDSIFRSYTGSAASSKSRVIKRMDRAKDLFSEY, from the coding sequence ATGAAAGTAAGAGAATTAGAGTTAAAGCAATTATCATTAGAAGATGAAATAACAGACGCTAGAAACAATCTAACAACTGATAGACTTGACATGTCATATGGAGAAATTATGAGTATGTATGAAAGAGGTGAAATCATTATAAGTCCTGAGTTTCAGAGGCTTTTTCGTTGGTCTGATTTTCAAAAGACTAGGTTTGTCGAATCAATATTATTAGGTATTCCAACCCCTCCAATATTTGTTGCTGAGGATACTGAAGGAAGATGGGAGTTAGTTGATGGCCTCCAAAGAATATCTACAATACTATCTTTTTTTGGTGAACTAAAAAAAGATATAGATAAAAATAATTGGATATTAGATGAAGGTAGTTTAATTAAGAATTTTGAAGGATTTACATATAAAGAATTACCACTAAAATTCCAAAGGAATATTAAAAGAACATACTGTAGGGTTGAAATATTAAAATGGGATAGTAAATTAGATATGAGATATGAATTATTTAATAGATTAAATACAGGTGGTGCTTCATTAACAGAACAAGAAATTAGAAACTGTATATTTAGAGGGATTTCAAGCGAGTTCAACGATTATTTGGATCGGGTATCTAAATATCCAAAATTTGTTGAACTTATAAACGCAAGTGGACAAAAAGAATCAGAGGGTTATTTACAAGAACTTGTTCTTAGAATAACTTCATTATTTAATTATGACTGGAATAATGTTAGTACTAAAAACATGTCCAAATTTATGACAAAATTTATGGAAGAGGCTGTAACAGAAGGATTCGATAATGATTTTGAAAAACTAGTATATAAAACAATTGATGTGCTACATCCTTTAGGTTCTGGAATATTTAGATTTAGTAATAATCAATTATCAACAAGTTTAGTTGATGCAATATTTATAGGTATTGCGATGAATATTGAACATTATGAAAGTGTTGATAGTGTAGATCTAATGAGCAAAATAGAATCTTTAAAGGAAGACTCAATTTTCAGGAGTTATACTGGATCAGCGGCAAGTAGTAAGAGCCGAGTTATTAAGCGAATGGATAGAGCAAAAGATTTATTTTCGGAGTATTAG
- a CDS encoding DNA topology modulation protein, whose product MKRILVIGSGGSGKSTLSQRLSNILDIPVIHLDTYFWNPNWVPKTNEEWDKIVEQFTNEDHWIIDGNYSRTMDIRIKKADLIIFLDMPRFLCIYRIIKRRIMYHKKTRPDMNEECPEKLDWEFIKWVWNYRRRSRMNTIKKLDQIKEHQQVIIVKTRKQVNELIERLEEKRHI is encoded by the coding sequence ATGAAGCGAATATTGGTTATTGGGTCAGGTGGATCGGGCAAATCTACCTTATCTCAAAGGCTTAGTAACATACTAGATATTCCAGTCATACATTTGGATACTTATTTTTGGAATCCCAATTGGGTTCCTAAAACAAATGAAGAGTGGGATAAGATCGTTGAACAATTTACTAACGAAGATCATTGGATAATTGATGGTAACTATTCAAGGACTATGGATATCAGGATTAAGAAAGCGGATTTAATCATTTTTTTGGACATGCCAAGATTTCTGTGTATTTATCGAATTATTAAACGGCGAATTATGTATCATAAGAAAACTAGACCTGATATGAATGAAGAATGTCCAGAAAAATTAGATTGGGAATTTATTAAATGGGTTTGGAATTATAGAAGAAGAAGTCGAATGAACACAATAAAGAAACTTGATCAGATAAAAGAACATCAACAAGTAATTATTGTAAAAACAAGAAAACAGGTAAATGAATTAATAGAAAGACTAGAAGAGAAGAGACATATTTGA
- a CDS encoding creatininase family protein — translation MMEVRYGHLTYLEIKEKAEQEYTIIIPTGCTEQQGPHTTVDFDTWFAETLMVEAAQEAYRLSNFKALVLPTLPFGPTPEHKNYGAGYINLPQNIFEGVIKSILNSMIEQGFKKFVIWRGCGGHNMDHLITEMNETSNSSIQIFNPGHPFYNVWCKFEDPEFPGGHADSFTTSIGLYKRPDSIKPELISNPMSSEPDWNDPLLDFTGYSKTGVIGDPTKASKELGEKLWDETLNQVIKILNEL, via the coding sequence ATGATGGAAGTTCGTTATGGTCATTTAACCTACCTGGAAATCAAAGAAAAGGCAGAACAAGAATATACGATTATCATACCAACGGGATGCACAGAACAGCAAGGACCGCATACAACTGTTGATTTTGATACATGGTTTGCTGAAACATTAATGGTTGAAGCAGCGCAAGAGGCATATCGTCTATCTAATTTTAAAGCATTGGTGCTTCCTACCTTACCCTTCGGGCCCACGCCGGAACATAAGAATTATGGAGCAGGATACATAAATCTACCACAAAACATTTTTGAAGGAGTGATTAAGTCCATTTTAAATTCTATGATCGAACAGGGATTTAAAAAATTTGTGATTTGGAGAGGCTGCGGGGGTCACAATATGGATCACCTGATTACTGAAATGAACGAAACTTCTAATAGTTCTATTCAGATTTTTAATCCGGGACATCCCTTTTATAACGTGTGGTGTAAGTTTGAGGATCCTGAATTTCCCGGCGGACATGCGGATAGCTTTACTACTTCGATTGGATTATATAAAAGACCAGACAGTATAAAACCTGAATTGATCTCTAATCCAATGAGTAGCGAACCGGATTGGAATGATCCTTTATTGGATTTTACAGGTTACTCCAAGACTGGTGTTATTGGAGATCCGACAAAGGCATCTAAAGAACTAGGGGAAAAACTATGGGACGAAACGTTAAATCAAGTGATTAAAATTCTAAATGAACTTTGA
- a CDS encoding GNAT family N-acetyltransferase, with protein sequence MNIIGERIILRNFIEGDFSFYNELEENPITHKFESSAPDTIEIQNDFQTVLSDSKNNPREKYQLAICLKQDRKPFGRLSIKLNWSEIREWEIGWALHPNFWGKGYETEATKLMIGYAFSELNAHRVVAYANTENVLSEKLMIRAGMIKDGILREVRYCNNKWCNESIYSVLEREWVQIK encoded by the coding sequence GTGAATATCATAGGGGAACGAATTATATTGAGAAATTTTATAGAAGGTGATTTCTCTTTTTATAATGAATTGGAAGAAAACCCAATAACACACAAGTTTGAAAGTAGTGCACCAGATACTATTGAAATACAAAATGATTTTCAAACAGTGCTTTCAGATTCAAAGAACAATCCACGTGAAAAGTACCAACTCGCAATTTGCTTGAAGCAGGATAGGAAACCATTTGGTCGATTAAGTATCAAGTTGAATTGGTCTGAAATTAGAGAATGGGAAATTGGTTGGGCATTACATCCTAATTTTTGGGGAAAAGGATATGAAACCGAAGCTACTAAACTTATGATAGGATATGCATTCAGCGAACTCAATGCACATAGGGTTGTTGCATACGCAAATACTGAAAATGTTTTATCGGAAAAATTAATGATAAGAGCTGGAATGATAAAGGACGGTATACTCAGAGAGGTTAGATATTGCAATAATAAATGGTGTAATGAATCAATCTACTCAGTGCTTGAACGGGAATGGGTACAAATAAAATAA
- a CDS encoding aminoglycoside adenylyltransferase domain-containing protein, whose amino-acid sequence MNTQVYLDKIVTSFKEELKENLLGIYLHGSLAMGCFNPKRSDIDFLVIVREKLTPVNNNRIANIALSLHDEMPNDRGVEFSIILETYLTPFVYPTPFEFHYSDYHRDKYRADENYLCGGFEDEDLASQMVVAYQRGITLYGKPLSEICEPIDKQFYLASILNDVEGASRDIKINPPVYLTPMYLTLNLCRVLYFIKEGIVSSKREGGEWGAKELPLKYQGLVNECLKEYNGDIDKSELDPHQLSDFVDFMIGEIKQEKSLTNG is encoded by the coding sequence TTGAATACTCAGGTGTACTTAGACAAAATCGTTACATCATTTAAAGAAGAACTTAAGGAAAATTTGTTAGGTATTTATTTACATGGGTCTTTAGCGATGGGATGCTTTAATCCCAAAAGAAGTGATATCGACTTTTTAGTTATAGTAAGAGAAAAGCTGACACCAGTAAATAATAATCGAATTGCAAATATCGCTCTATCTTTGCATGATGAAATGCCTAATGATCGTGGAGTAGAGTTCAGCATCATACTTGAAACTTATCTGACCCCTTTTGTTTATCCCACACCCTTTGAATTTCATTATTCGGATTATCATCGGGATAAATATCGTGCAGATGAGAATTATCTTTGTGGAGGATTTGAAGATGAAGATTTAGCTTCACAAATGGTTGTTGCCTATCAGCGTGGGATAACGTTGTATGGAAAGCCATTAAGTGAAATTTGTGAACCAATCGATAAACAATTTTACCTTGCTTCAATTCTAAATGATGTAGAAGGAGCTTCGCGTGATATAAAAATCAATCCCCCAGTGTACCTTACACCCATGTACCTTACCTTAAATCTTTGCAGAGTCCTGTACTTTATAAAAGAGGGAATTGTATCTTCTAAGCGCGAGGGTGGAGAGTGGGGAGCAAAGGAATTACCTCTAAAATACCAGGGACTAGTAAATGAATGTTTAAAAGAATACAACGGTGATATAGATAAAAGCGAATTGGATCCCCACCAGCTATCAGATTTCGTTGACTTCATGATAGGTGAAATAAAGCAGGAAAAATCATTAACTAATGGGTGA
- a CDS encoding acylphosphatase codes for MSVFKKLRDEYVISHANRIRFPKFISSTIVRKKVTFSGRVQKVGFRLEIYCISQRMKLTGWVKNLKDGSVEAELQGEESQIYFLVNCMQSLKRASVKKMTITELPISEGEENFTIVG; via the coding sequence ATGAGTGTTTTCAAGAAATTAAGAGATGAATATGTAATTTCGCATGCAAATCGTATTAGGTTTCCAAAATTTATATCAAGCACTATAGTCAGAAAAAAAGTTACTTTTTCTGGAAGGGTACAAAAAGTAGGATTCCGCTTGGAAATATATTGTATTTCTCAAAGAATGAAATTAACGGGATGGGTGAAAAATTTAAAAGATGGAAGTGTGGAAGCAGAACTTCAAGGGGAAGAGTCGCAAATTTATTTTTTGGTCAATTGCATGCAGTCATTGAAACGGGCATCTGTAAAGAAAATGACTATAACTGAACTACCTATTAGTGAGGGTGAGGAAAACTTTACAATAGTGGGATAA
- a CDS encoding aminoglycoside phosphotransferase family protein: MTEHEEVLSGGNINNVVKVGETVRRNAKPNPFVHKLLKHLEKVGYPYSPRYMGIDEKGREILSYLEGVVSGNDYPEIDRYMWSDEVLAELAKLLRSYHDATVGFKTSTQSINEYPEPSLHEVICHNDVALYNVVFKEQHPVGIIDFDMAGPGPRIWDIVYTLYTCVPLTTFSPGEDDRVVVDYNKESHAATRRRRIEIFFNSYGIQVPSDLKQWVISRINFMCTTLSDRAATGDTAFIRLVEEGHLAHYVNEVKFLEQHFNDWWY, translated from the coding sequence TTGACGGAACACGAGGAAGTCCTTTCTGGAGGAAATATTAATAACGTAGTTAAGGTAGGAGAGACAGTCCGACGTAATGCTAAGCCAAATCCTTTTGTACATAAATTGCTTAAACACCTTGAAAAAGTTGGCTACCCCTACTCTCCTAGATACATGGGCATAGATGAGAAGGGGAGAGAAATCCTTTCTTACCTAGAAGGCGTAGTTTCAGGAAACGATTACCCTGAAATTGATAGATATATGTGGTCAGACGAGGTCTTAGCCGAGCTGGCTAAACTCTTAAGAAGCTATCACGATGCAACTGTAGGATTTAAAACATCTACACAGTCAATAAATGAGTATCCAGAGCCGTCATTACATGAGGTTATCTGTCATAACGATGTTGCATTGTATAACGTTGTGTTTAAAGAACAACATCCTGTAGGCATTATTGATTTTGATATGGCGGGGCCAGGGCCGCGTATTTGGGATATTGTTTACACATTGTATACATGTGTTCCACTTACAACGTTTTCTCCAGGAGAAGATGATAGAGTAGTTGTTGATTACAATAAAGAGAGTCATGCGGCTACGCGAAGGAGACGTATTGAGATATTTTTCAATTCTTACGGCATCCAAGTGCCAAGTGATCTTAAGCAGTGGGTAATTTCACGTATTAATTTTATGTGTACTACACTATCCGACCGTGCTGCAACTGGTGACACTGCGTTTATAAGGCTAGTTGAAGAAGGTCATTTAGCTCATTACGTGAATGAGGTTAAATTCCTTGAACAGCATTTTAATGACTGGTGGTACTAA
- a CDS encoding VOC family protein, producing the protein MVTRGFTNLLQIFPSSDMSKTAEFYEHIGFRAVSYLESFEPHICLYRDQIEIVLTRSNKEYIVPNREIHGYGYDAYFITDNQEEMEKDFKKLVVKIIRPLSTTDYNNKEFVFEDIDRRWIAVGKKQ; encoded by the coding sequence ATGGTTACTAGAGGGTTTACTAATTTGCTTCAGATTTTCCCAAGCTCAGATATGAGCAAGACAGCAGAATTCTATGAACATATTGGCTTTAGAGCAGTAAGTTATCTTGAATCATTTGAACCACATATTTGTCTTTATAGGGATCAAATAGAGATAGTTTTAACAAGATCAAATAAAGAATATATAGTACCTAATCGAGAGATACATGGATACGGATATGATGCCTATTTTATAACAGATAATCAAGAGGAGATGGAGAAAGATTTTAAGAAGCTAGTGGTTAAGATCATAAGACCTCTATCAACAACAGATTATAACAATAAGGAATTTGTATTTGAAGATATAGATAGAAGATGGATTGCTGTCGGTAAGAAACAGTAA
- a CDS encoding NUDIX hydrolase, giving the protein MMKRIDVVYSLITDSTKSKILMVKNKDNGCWTLPGGAVEANETLEIAAIREAKEETGLDVAVYGIVAVNEAFIQRVNEHALLFTFRAEIIGGQEEVVRPEEIMEIDWIDLKKAEDLMPYYKEGLSEIVKRDIEITYFNEGRV; this is encoded by the coding sequence ATGATGAAAAGAATAGATGTTGTTTACTCATTAATAACTGACAGTACAAAATCAAAAATTCTAATGGTAAAGAATAAAGATAATGGATGTTGGACTCTTCCTGGTGGTGCTGTTGAAGCAAATGAAACTTTAGAAATAGCCGCAATTAGAGAAGCAAAAGAAGAAACGGGATTGGATGTTGCAGTTTATGGAATTGTTGCTGTTAATGAAGCTTTCATTCAGAGAGTAAATGAACATGCTTTACTTTTTACTTTCAGAGCTGAAATCATTGGTGGACAAGAAGAAGTTGTTAGACCAGAAGAAATTATGGAAATTGACTGGATAGATTTAAAAAAAGCGGAAGACTTAATGCCATATTATAAGGAAGGTTTAAGTGAAATCGTAAAAAGAGATATAGAAATAACATATTTTAATGAAGGAAGAGTTTGA
- a CDS encoding VOC family protein — translation MKIEHIALWTNDLEQMKIFYMKYFKGIVNEKYENKFKQFESYFLKFEGDTRIELMRKPELNENEAKLATYGFVHFAFSVGSKEEVIELTEILRHDGYVIYSEPRLTGDGYFESSILNPEGNLIEITI, via the coding sequence ATGAAAATCGAACATATTGCCCTTTGGACAAATGATCTTGAACAAATGAAGATATTCTATATGAAATACTTTAAAGGAATTGTTAATGAAAAATATGAAAATAAGTTTAAACAATTCGAGTCATATTTTTTAAAATTTGAAGGTGATACAAGAATCGAACTGATGAGGAAACCGGAATTAAATGAAAATGAAGCTAAATTAGCTACGTATGGATTTGTTCATTTTGCATTTTCAGTAGGGAGTAAAGAAGAAGTTATTGAATTAACAGAAATATTACGACATGATGGATATGTAATTTACAGTGAACCAAGACTTACTGGTGATGGATATTTTGAGAGTAGTATTCTTAATCCAGAAGGCAATTTAATAGAAATTACAATTTAG
- a CDS encoding serine hydrolase domain-containing protein produces the protein MKKILSKTGSSIACVILLIVIITTVVCWDELGTLLRTGNYDNADDMVETIMSKSATPGVAVVLSKQGETEYKNYGYADVNNKKMVTEESLFELGSTTKAFTALAMILLEDEGYLSYSDSISDYLPSFEPTFKGEKGNITINQLLAHTSGIPPWSIRLIPEGTTEDLLEKTIHNISDIALDTYPGTEHNYATVNYDILAMIIEKVTGKSYQDYITENILVPLGMTDSYFSTGQEKESDKLTKGYRILFGKGLEYDAPRYYGNIAAGYLVTNLKDLERWINAQMGIGDIPDNLMNAIQQSHQVDIKTAGYEDENQYYSFGWSIDTKNRVVSHIGANPNYSSQVIINLEKQQAIFVLANMNSTAPSLIANNIYENMNGNPMNKFNYDDVYVLIDLIFSFLVIIAVVNLCLKVIKLVRGIKLNIKDEKTRVRKIIGSSIGLILRIMFLALVFIWPYLLNFNYYRIGVWMSYSVYIWMGLAAINCILSIIINIKKIVIIRRSL, from the coding sequence ATGAAGAAAATACTAAGTAAAACAGGTTCATCAATAGCATGTGTCATCCTGCTTATCGTGATAATTACTACTGTTGTTTGTTGGGATGAACTTGGAACTTTGTTAAGGACAGGAAATTATGATAATGCGGATGATATGGTGGAAACCATAATGTCCAAATCAGCAACTCCAGGAGTAGCTGTGGTATTGTCGAAGCAGGGCGAGACAGAATATAAGAATTACGGATATGCAGATGTTAATAACAAGAAGATGGTTACTGAAGAATCATTGTTTGAATTGGGATCGACTACCAAGGCGTTTACGGCTTTGGCCATGATTTTATTAGAAGATGAGGGATACTTATCTTACTCAGATTCTATTTCAGATTATCTTCCTTCGTTTGAGCCAACCTTTAAGGGTGAGAAGGGTAATATTACTATTAATCAGTTGTTAGCTCATACAAGTGGAATTCCGCCGTGGAGTATTCGGTTAATTCCTGAAGGTACTACGGAGGATTTGCTTGAAAAAACCATACATAATATTTCAGACATTGCATTAGATACATATCCTGGGACAGAACATAATTATGCAACCGTTAATTATGATATTTTAGCGATGATTATTGAAAAAGTTACAGGTAAAAGTTATCAGGATTACATAACTGAAAATATACTGGTTCCTTTAGGAATGACTGACAGTTATTTTTCAACAGGTCAGGAAAAGGAATCTGATAAACTTACCAAAGGATATCGTATATTATTTGGTAAGGGCTTAGAATATGATGCCCCTAGATATTATGGTAATATTGCAGCAGGATATTTGGTAACTAATTTAAAGGATTTAGAACGCTGGATTAATGCCCAAATGGGGATAGGCGATATACCAGATAATCTAATGAATGCTATACAACAATCTCATCAAGTCGACATAAAAACAGCTGGATATGAAGATGAAAATCAATACTATTCATTCGGATGGAGTATTGATACGAAAAATAGAGTTGTTAGTCATATTGGAGCTAATCCTAATTATTCCTCGCAGGTTATTATTAATTTAGAAAAGCAGCAGGCCATATTTGTACTGGCTAATATGAATTCAACTGCACCATCGCTAATTGCTAATAATATATATGAGAATATGAATGGCAATCCTATGAATAAATTTAATTATGATGACGTTTATGTATTAATTGATTTGATATTTTCATTCTTAGTAATAATAGCAGTCGTTAACTTATGTCTCAAGGTAATTAAACTAGTTAGAGGGATAAAACTAAACATTAAAGATGAAAAGACAAGAGTCAGGAAAATAATTGGAAGTAGTATCGGACTTATCTTAAGAATTATGTTTTTGGCATTGGTATTTATCTGGCCTTATCTATTAAATTTTAATTATTATAGGATAGGGGTGTGGATGTCGTATTCAGTATATATTTGGATGGGTCTTGCTGCTATCAATTGTATTTTATCGATTATAATTAATATTAAAAAAATAGTAATAATTAGAAGAAGTCTATAA
- a CDS encoding type II toxin-antitoxin system RelE family toxin, with protein sequence MNLKYKTTFSSEAEKVLGKIDRTIARRIFIALEQLCNDPFNNPNTKRMKGKEGNIYRLRVGNYRIIYEVLNNELIIFVVRIGPRGDIYK encoded by the coding sequence GTGAACTTGAAATATAAAACCACATTTTCAAGTGAAGCAGAAAAGGTCCTAGGGAAAATAGATCGAACTATAGCAAGAAGAATCTTTATAGCCCTTGAGCAATTATGTAATGACCCATTTAATAACCCGAATACGAAGAGAATGAAAGGTAAAGAAGGCAATATCTATAGATTACGGGTGGGGAATTATCGAATAATCTATGAGGTTCTCAATAATGAATTAATCATTTTTGTAGTTCGTATAGGACCTAGAGGAGACATATATAAATGA
- a CDS encoding lysozyme inhibitor LprI family protein, which produces MKGKILLLFFITIVFSACQNISQSTTLNSETKSIMNSELPPDAVSTGNGTESKEITEGRSDPSNNEVLSMSIGNYDLKGEFYDEMLRNPIDHDYEVEFNEFQNSKEIITTLGWEALESKYTEIWDKELNQIYKKLLSKLDREPREALIESQKEWLQYHLRETKFVEKTFINNGYLGSQGSVSLGTVIRERIRERTMQLFEYRYLQDGEVEFLYQSKK; this is translated from the coding sequence ATGAAAGGTAAGATACTCTTATTATTTTTTATAACGATAGTGTTTTCAGCTTGTCAAAATATTAGTCAATCGACTACCTTGAACAGCGAAACTAAATCAATAATGAATTCTGAACTGCCTCCTGATGCAGTGAGTACAGGTAATGGAACAGAATCGAAAGAAATAACTGAAGGTCGATCAGATCCTTCTAACAATGAAGTGTTATCCATGAGCATTGGGAACTATGATTTGAAAGGAGAATTTTATGATGAAATGCTTCGAAATCCTATAGATCATGATTATGAAGTGGAATTTAATGAATTTCAAAATTCCAAAGAGATTATTACAACATTGGGATGGGAGGCGTTGGAAAGCAAATATACAGAGATTTGGGATAAAGAGTTGAATCAAATATATAAAAAGCTTCTTTCTAAGTTGGATAGAGAACCAAGAGAAGCACTAATTGAATCGCAAAAAGAATGGTTACAGTATCACTTAAGGGAAACAAAATTTGTAGAGAAGACATTTATTAATAATGGTTACCTTGGATCACAAGGATCGGTAAGCCTAGGAACGGTTATACGGGAGAGAATTAGGGAAAGAACAATGCAATTATTTGAATATCGATATTTGCAAGATGGTGAAGTTGAGTTTTTATACCAAAGTAAAAAATAG
- a CDS encoding GNAT family N-acetyltransferase, with protein sequence MSIIIRTENESDFFQVHNVNFIAFGEREDEARLVERIRATQNFVPQLSIIAEDNGEIIGHLLLSKAKIIEDEKRHEVIVLAPIAVRSDYQKQGIGKQLIHEGLNRCKELGYYLVLLIGHPSYYPKFGFRPARQFGLELKQFEVPDEVFMVCELKENELKNIKGELEYPRAFFG encoded by the coding sequence ATGTCTATAATCATTCGAACTGAAAATGAAAGTGATTTTTTTCAAGTCCACAATGTTAATTTCATTGCTTTTGGAGAACGAGAAGATGAAGCAAGATTAGTGGAACGGATAAGAGCAACTCAAAATTTTGTGCCACAGCTTTCGATAATCGCTGAAGATAATGGAGAAATAATAGGTCATTTATTACTAAGCAAAGCCAAAATAATTGAAGACGAGAAACGGCATGAGGTAATTGTATTAGCACCTATTGCTGTCAGATCTGATTATCAAAAACAAGGTATAGGAAAACAATTGATTCATGAAGGATTAAATAGATGTAAAGAGCTTGGTTATTATCTTGTATTACTAATCGGACATCCGTCCTACTACCCCAAATTTGGTTTTAGACCAGCCCGACAATTTGGCTTAGAATTAAAACAGTTTGAAGTACCTGATGAAGTATTTATGGTATGTGAATTGAAAGAAAATGAATTAAAGAATATTAAAGGCGAATTGGAATATCCAAGAGCATTTTTTGGGTAA